CGTTCTTattgttctatttttttcttttttcttttttgaacttGTTCTGGAAAATTGATAGGTTGAAGATAACATCTGCAAGTTTGCAAAGAGGGGAATGACACCGTCTCAGATCGGTGTGATTCTTCGTGACTCTCATGGTATAGCGCAGGTTAAGAGTGTCACTGGCAGCAAGATCTTGCGTATCCTCAAGGCTCACggtatatttcaaaaaaaataaaaaacaaaagaaaacaattcaaTATCATTTTCCTTATTGTATTAgcattattttgtttaaattttttataacaATATTAGTGCTTTTTTCTGGTTCGGAGGGCAGGGCTTGCACCTGAGATTCCGGAGGATCTGTACCATCTGATCAAGAAGGCCGTCGCAATCAGGAAGCATTTGGAGAGGAACAGGAAGGACAAGGATTCCAAGTTCAGATTGATTCTGGTGGAGAGCAGGATTCACCGTCTCGCTCGTTACTACAAGAAGACCAAGAAGCTCCCTCCCAACTGGAAATAGTATGCCCTCTCATTCCCCATTTGTCCctgttgattttttcttttaagcGTCGTTGAAGTCTGTCCAATGGGTTTGGTTAACTGATTAACGTCTGTTCTTTGATAATGAAATGTTCTGTCGCGTTGCGTTTTCATTAGAATATACTGAGATGCCAGTTTGCTGGTTAGGACTTTTAGCTGTTTTAACTGTTGGGATTTTCCTTTGCTTCTTTAAATACCTCATTGGTGATCTGGCGGAGGAAATGGGAAATAGGTTATCGGCCTATGAGTTGGTTTTATTCTGCATCCTTAGCATAAAAATCATATAAACTCTCATTCATAcgtgtcaaaataaaaaaatctgaTCTGGATGAAGTTTCCTCCTCCAGCCTTAATGACGCACGCTTTGGAGAGCTTTCCACACTTTTTACTGTGTAGTGATAAAAGATTGGCTGCCACCCTCAATCATCTTTAAATACTTAATCACAATCTCTTCCACTAGTATGGAATACCTtcccccatttttttttttgcctatcaaGGCAATCTTCATGTTGTACCATTGGAACTGTCCATAAGATAGTCAGCATAGGAGTTCTTGTTGGTTTGGAAAGAATTGGTTTGTGGTGTTGTTTGAGGTTCCTTCCTTACATGCGTTGTCCAGTAGTTTTAGAAAGAATTGGTGTATGGAGTTTTTTGAGGTTCCTTATCTATGTTGTCCAGTAGTGCGCGTGGCTGTCCTGTGCTTCTGCAATGGTTTTTCATTGCATCTACACTCCATTTGTACGTTTTTAAGttgttttcaaaacattttttgGTTGTGTGATGCTTTTAGTTTTAGTGGAGCATGTTATACTCGACAGCAGTCTGAATAGTGATGATTATCTTTTAGCAATGACCCTGCGttaggacttttttttttaagacagTTGACTTCTATGCTTGGTCATTACGTTATCGCAACttgttttcagtttttttttttttttgaccaaatgcTGATGAAACTCTTGCTTGCAGTGAATCTACTACTGCCAGCACCCTTGTGGCCTAGGCTCAAGGAGATGACTTGGATCTTTTGGGTAGCAGATATTCATAAGCTGTCTAAGGAGTGCCGTGTTATCTTCCATTAGCTTGGGAAAACTTCTTTGTTAAGCCAAATTTTGTGATATGATTGACAGTGGATTACAGTTCAGGATGATGCTTTTGATGTTCTTCTAGATAGATTTAACTAAATACCTGCAGCCGGGAACTTTATTTCCTGTTCATTTTCATTCATGATTTACTTTTGCTTGTGATGTTTAATGCAAACAAGTCTTCTTTCCGTGGATGATGCTACAAGTTGAAGTGAAAAGCATTACATTGCTTAGAGGCCAAAAGGGGTTTGTTGTGAATGCGATTAGGTTATGGAAAATAGACTTCCAAATGTATTTTTCGTTCCCTGAATAAAAGTTGAAAATATGGGATGTGCTCTAATATGGGAAGCCACTGGGCTGATGTAGGCAcatttatttcaaaattgaaaacTATTCAATCTTTAAGGGCAGTAGATCGAGAGGCCAAATCAATTTCATATTGACCTCGTCTGTGGGCAAATTAATTTCATCTTCGTCTATTCTGTCCTCCATGGTTTGGTTCGGTAGCCTTTAATCTGAAAAGTTCCAATAGGATGGTTGcgtttctttatttatttatttttaaatcatgtTATGAGTCAGTTTATGGATTTTACTGAGAAATAATGTAAAAAACAAGTCTCTAAAGCTGGGACTCTGATGGCCATTGTTGTTCTAAGTGTCTAAAATCAAAGGTAACCTGCACATTTTTGGCCCAGTGGAGACTCTACGATCATGACCCCAGCCCAGCAGGAAGAGATTACTCATGTAACTATATGAGATTCCTAACTCTGAAGTTCAAATTCTTCTCTCTGTAAGGTTGGAGTCTTTCATTGGTTCAAAGTAAATACTTTAGATGAGATTGTGGAATtcactcattctacattaattgGATAcctcaattatttcaaataatattttgcttgcatcacaaacacattttccaatctacctttttatatttccaatcacctttttatcttacatacaacacatcacaaaaagtgctacagtaattattccaaataatattttaagtaatacactatccaaacaaatatcaATAAGATTGTGAAGTCCTCAAATATCTAATTGGCATTATTAGGATTTGGGTTCTACTTATTATTGTTGGCTCGGATGgtgagaaaattttcaaa
This portion of the Coffea arabica cultivar ET-39 chromosome 2e, Coffea Arabica ET-39 HiFi, whole genome shotgun sequence genome encodes:
- the LOC113730154 gene encoding small ribosomal subunit protein uS15, which encodes MGRMHSRGKGISASALPYKRTPPSWLKISSQDVEDNICKFAKRGMTPSQIGVILRDSHGIAQVKSVTGSKILRILKAHGLAPEIPEDLYHLIKKAVAIRKHLERNRKDKDSKFRLILVESRIHRLARYYKKTKKLPPNWKYESTTASTLVA